One genomic window of Mastomys coucha isolate ucsf_1 unplaced genomic scaffold, UCSF_Mcou_1 pScaffold8, whole genome shotgun sequence includes the following:
- the LOC116083747 gene encoding uncharacterized protein LOC116083747 isoform X2, protein MNAKVLNAGEAAICSIGFRRASRTNLGQTPRRKLPFYEPSRVPLQPTLQPPLQEKPGGLLQEQGQRLPLRNLNSIPCRYRLTESKRLNSPHFTCSLCPLPRVVPEMNLQMQNEVASGMSGTHPPVISKSGDAMMPSPSVNTVQAWCLSASALSVDP, encoded by the exons ATGAATGCCAAAG tGTTGAATGCAGGGGAAGCAGCCATTTGTTCCATTGGCTTCCGCAGGGCATCACGGACAAACTTAGGTCAGACTCCTAGGAGAAAGCTCCCTTTTTACGAGCCCTCCAGGGTCCCCCTCCAACCAACTCTCCAACCACCGCTGCAAGAAAAACCAGGCGGGTTGCTTCAAGAACAAGGCCAAAGATTACCATTGCGGAATTTGAATTCCATTCCCTGTCGCTACAGGCTAACTGAAAGCAAACGGCTTAACTCCCCTCATTTCACCTGCTCCTTAT GTCCACTGCCAAGAGTGGTGCCCGAAATGAATCTGCAAATGCAAAATGAAGTTGCCAGCGGAATGTCAGGGACTCACCCTCCTGTTATAAGTAAATCGGGAGATGCTATGATGCCCTCTCCAAGTGTAAACACTGTCCAAGCTTGgtgcctgtctgcctctgctctttCAGTGGATCCTTAA
- the LOC116083747 gene encoding uncharacterized protein LOC116083747 isoform X1, translated as MNAKVVLNAGEAAICSIGFRRASRTNLGQTPRRKLPFYEPSRVPLQPTLQPPLQEKPGGLLQEQGQRLPLRNLNSIPCRYRLTESKRLNSPHFTCSLCPLPRVVPEMNLQMQNEVASGMSGTHPPVISKSGDAMMPSPSVNTVQAWCLSASALSVDP; from the exons ATGAATGCCAAAG tagtGTTGAATGCAGGGGAAGCAGCCATTTGTTCCATTGGCTTCCGCAGGGCATCACGGACAAACTTAGGTCAGACTCCTAGGAGAAAGCTCCCTTTTTACGAGCCCTCCAGGGTCCCCCTCCAACCAACTCTCCAACCACCGCTGCAAGAAAAACCAGGCGGGTTGCTTCAAGAACAAGGCCAAAGATTACCATTGCGGAATTTGAATTCCATTCCCTGTCGCTACAGGCTAACTGAAAGCAAACGGCTTAACTCCCCTCATTTCACCTGCTCCTTAT GTCCACTGCCAAGAGTGGTGCCCGAAATGAATCTGCAAATGCAAAATGAAGTTGCCAGCGGAATGTCAGGGACTCACCCTCCTGTTATAAGTAAATCGGGAGATGCTATGATGCCCTCTCCAAGTGTAAACACTGTCCAAGCTTGgtgcctgtctgcctctgctctttCAGTGGATCCTTAA